The following proteins come from a genomic window of Aequorivita marisscotiae:
- a CDS encoding medium chain dehydrogenase/reductase family protein — translation MQYRRIVISKFGSPEVLQEITEKELPKPQKGQVRIKVLTTSASFTDTLVRRGIYPDVKEKPPFSPGYDLVGIVDELGEGVNNLTVGQKVADLTIIGAYTEYICLDANSVVPVPNDLDNGEVVSLILTYLTAYQMLHHFAKVKDGQTILIHACAGAVGTAMIQLGKLMDLKMYGTASKNKHDFVKRMGAIPIDYKQQDFVKVMKEKEANGIDAVFDPMGGDYFSRSLSVLKKTGILVGFGFQNSASGNGGNVIIDFMKIHLWNLLPSKPSAKFYVITSIRKKHPKWFREDLNKLFKLLSERKIKPEIGKIMRLNEASEAHKLVEKAMVKGKIILKVTE, via the coding sequence ATGCAGTATAGAAGAATTGTAATATCAAAATTTGGAAGCCCTGAAGTTCTTCAGGAAATTACCGAAAAAGAATTGCCTAAGCCACAAAAGGGCCAAGTAAGAATTAAAGTATTAACAACAAGCGCATCATTTACGGATACACTTGTTAGACGAGGCATTTATCCAGATGTAAAAGAAAAACCACCATTCTCGCCGGGATATGACTTGGTAGGAATTGTTGATGAACTCGGCGAAGGTGTCAATAATTTAACAGTCGGACAAAAAGTAGCAGATTTGACCATCATTGGTGCCTATACAGAATACATTTGTCTTGATGCAAATTCGGTCGTTCCAGTACCAAACGACTTGGATAATGGAGAAGTGGTCAGTTTAATACTCACCTATCTAACCGCTTATCAAATGCTTCATCACTTTGCTAAAGTAAAAGACGGGCAAACTATTTTAATTCACGCTTGTGCAGGAGCAGTCGGTACTGCAATGATTCAATTGGGCAAACTTATGGATTTGAAAATGTATGGAACTGCCTCAAAAAATAAGCACGATTTTGTAAAAAGGATGGGGGCAATTCCGATTGATTACAAACAACAAGATTTTGTAAAAGTGATGAAAGAAAAAGAAGCTAACGGAATTGATGCTGTTTTTGACCCTATGGGCGGCGATTACTTTTCTCGTTCATTAAGTGTGCTTAAAAAGACAGGTATTTTGGTTGGTTTTGGTTTTCAAAACTCGGCAAGTGGAAACGGTGGCAATGTAATTATAGACTTTATGAAAATTCATTTATGGAATTTACTTCCTAGCAAACCTTCAGCTAAATTTTACGTTATAACTTCAATACGAAAGAAACACCCCAAATGGTTTCGTGAAGATTTAAATAAATTATTCAAACTGTTATCGGAAAGAAAAATCAAACCGGAAATTGGTAAAATCATGAGATTAAATGAAGCATCCGAAGCTCACAAGTTGGTTGAAAAAGCTATGGTTAAAGGAAAAATAATATTAAAGGTAACTGAATGA
- a CDS encoding serine hydrolase domain-containing protein has product MKNYKAKQMLKLGLIIASIASLWLVPWIMVKAWIMPLPSTVQEQVDEALDYNFSGIVVYIDPAGKPPQYFASGWHNREDSIPANPHALFKLGSISKLYDAVAVTKLVHEGRLSLDKTLAEYLPELVGRIENANRITLRMLVQHRSGIPNFTDTPNFWEAPTATYKESLALILDKPANFDPGEDYEYCNTNYLLINKIMDDELGYKNFQYIQEKILKPLKLSNTFGSLDEVNMDAVMSGYHLGHPFDLKTDDYGMVATAADVGTFIRALNDGALFKDGEQEIYSSIYKYEHAGWVPGYQSFASYDSDLDAVMVAFYSTTDPKLYLWNVSEIINKRIIKILKRKN; this is encoded by the coding sequence ATGAAAAATTATAAAGCAAAACAAATGCTGAAACTAGGATTAATTATAGCAAGCATAGCCTCGTTGTGGCTCGTGCCTTGGATAATGGTAAAAGCGTGGATAATGCCGCTGCCAAGCACAGTTCAAGAACAGGTAGATGAAGCGCTTGATTATAACTTTTCGGGAATAGTTGTATATATAGACCCGGCCGGAAAACCACCGCAGTATTTTGCTTCCGGGTGGCACAACCGAGAAGATTCCATTCCTGCCAATCCTCATGCCCTTTTTAAACTGGGCAGCATCAGTAAACTCTATGATGCAGTGGCGGTAACCAAATTGGTGCACGAAGGACGGCTTTCACTAGACAAAACACTTGCTGAATATCTACCGGAGCTGGTAGGTAGAATTGAAAACGCAAATAGGATAACCCTGCGAATGCTCGTACAGCATAGAAGCGGTATCCCTAATTTTACAGACACTCCCAATTTTTGGGAGGCACCCACAGCAACCTATAAAGAAAGCCTTGCATTAATTCTAGACAAGCCGGCTAATTTTGATCCTGGGGAAGACTATGAGTATTGCAATACAAATTATCTATTAATCAATAAAATAATGGATGACGAATTGGGGTATAAAAACTTTCAATACATTCAAGAAAAAATCCTAAAACCCTTAAAACTTAGCAATACGTTTGGTTCATTAGACGAAGTGAATATGGATGCAGTAATGAGCGGCTATCACTTGGGACATCCTTTTGATTTAAAAACAGACGATTACGGAATGGTAGCCACCGCAGCAGATGTGGGAACGTTTATACGGGCTCTAAATGATGGAGCACTGTTTAAGGATGGAGAACAGGAGATATATTCTTCTATTTACAAATATGAACACGCAGGTTGGGTTCCGGGGTACCAAAGTTTTGCAAGTTATGACTCAGATCTGGATGCTGTAATGGTTGCATTCTACAGTACTACCGACCCTAAACTATACTTATGGAATGTATCAGAAATCATCAACAAAAGAATTATTAAAATACTGAAAAGAAAAAACTAG
- a CDS encoding VOC family protein → MNLNQITIPSLDLTKSISFYEKLGLKLIVKSLPHYARFECPNGTSTFSIHKTVNLPKGEGIYVYFECEDLEEQVEKLKKMGIKFDQKPTLQKWLWKEARLKDVDGNQLILFYGGENRLNPPWRIENNR, encoded by the coding sequence ATGAACCTAAATCAAATTACCATTCCATCGTTGGACTTGACAAAATCAATTTCATTCTATGAAAAATTAGGATTGAAATTAATAGTTAAATCGTTACCACATTATGCAAGGTTTGAATGTCCAAACGGAACATCTACATTTTCAATACATAAAACTGTAAACCTACCAAAAGGAGAGGGGATTTATGTGTATTTCGAATGCGAAGATCTTGAAGAACAAGTTGAAAAATTAAAAAAGATGGGAATTAAATTTGACCAAAAACCAACGCTTCAAAAATGGTTATGGAAAGAAGCAAGACTCAAAGATGTTGATGGAAATCAACTCATATTATTTTATGGCGGTGAAAACCGGCTCAATCCGCCTTGGCGCATTGAAAACAATCGATAA
- a CDS encoding alpha/beta fold hydrolase, translating into MKTHKITLILIITCTFGFGQSECDTTIDYGNNPASGKYALVNGIKMYYETYGNSTKQPLLIIHGNGGSIKSGRCQIEYFKNDYYVIVADSRFQGKSENGKEKLTYKLMTEDYNSFLNYLKLDSLYIIGQSDGGIIGLQLVIKYPSKVKKLVAIAPNLRSDNSAVHQWDIDNVTKDLEEAELKLKQGDNSKETIRNRELLNLIDKFPNIKTEELLKIKSPVLVIAGDEDVIKLEHILEIYQNIPKAQLFIMPGATHFMIRSEHKLLNQMANRFLSNPFKRPTTKEILSKNK; encoded by the coding sequence ATGAAAACACATAAAATTACTTTAATCTTAATAATTACTTGCACATTTGGTTTTGGACAATCTGAATGTGATACTACAATTGACTATGGAAATAATCCTGCTTCAGGAAAATATGCCCTAGTTAATGGAATCAAAATGTATTATGAAACTTACGGAAATTCAACGAAACAACCTTTATTAATAATCCACGGAAACGGAGGTTCTATTAAAAGTGGTCGATGCCAAATAGAATATTTTAAAAATGATTATTACGTGATAGTTGCAGATAGTAGGTTTCAAGGGAAATCAGAAAATGGAAAAGAAAAATTGACATATAAATTAATGACTGAAGATTATAATTCTTTTTTAAATTATCTCAAATTAGACTCCCTTTATATTATTGGTCAAAGCGATGGGGGTATTATTGGTTTACAACTAGTAATCAAGTATCCATCGAAAGTCAAAAAACTTGTAGCAATTGCTCCAAATTTGAGATCTGATAATTCAGCAGTTCATCAATGGGATATAGACAATGTTACTAAAGACTTAGAAGAGGCGGAATTAAAGCTAAAACAAGGAGATAACTCAAAAGAAACTATTAGAAATAGAGAATTATTGAATTTAATAGATAAGTTTCCTAATATTAAAACCGAGGAACTTTTGAAAATTAAATCTCCTGTATTAGTCATAGCTGGAGATGAAGACGTTATTAAACTTGAGCATATTCTTGAAATATATCAAAACATTCCGAAAGCACAATTATTTATAATGCCAGGTGCAACACATTTTATGATACGAAGTGAACACAAACTTCTGAATCAAATGGCTAACAGATTTTTGAGCAACCCATTTAAAAGACCAACTACAAAAGAAATATTATCAAAGAACAAATAA
- a CDS encoding NAD(P)-dependent oxidoreductase, translated as MTVLIVGASGATGSKLVEQLLERKQNVRVIVRSPEKLPESWKENKNLQIISASVLDLSDKELSEYIHGCDAVASCLGHNLTWKGIYGQPRKLVTDATSRLCDAITTNKPKQPIKYVLMNTTGNRNRDLNEPISFAQKCVIGLLRLILPPHVDNEKAADYLRTTIGQNNQFIEWAAVRPDGLINEYEVTEYEIYPSPIRSAIFNAGKVSRINVGHFMANLICDTDLWNKWKGQMPVIYSRSSLD; from the coding sequence ATGACGGTTTTAATAGTGGGTGCCAGTGGCGCAACAGGAAGTAAATTAGTAGAACAACTCTTAGAGAGAAAGCAAAATGTAAGAGTGATTGTTAGATCACCGGAAAAACTACCTGAATCTTGGAAAGAAAATAAAAATTTACAAATTATTTCCGCAAGTGTCCTAGATCTTAGTGACAAGGAACTAAGTGAATACATTCATGGTTGTGATGCCGTTGCCTCTTGTCTTGGCCATAATTTAACGTGGAAAGGCATCTATGGACAACCGAGAAAATTGGTTACAGATGCTACAAGCAGATTATGTGATGCTATTACAACGAACAAGCCAAAACAGCCCATTAAATATGTTTTAATGAACACTACGGGAAACCGTAATCGCGATTTAAATGAACCGATTTCATTTGCGCAAAAATGTGTTATTGGACTTCTTCGTCTAATCTTACCGCCACATGTAGATAATGAAAAAGCGGCCGATTATTTACGAACTACTATTGGTCAGAACAATCAATTCATAGAATGGGCTGCTGTTAGACCAGATGGATTAATAAATGAGTACGAAGTAACCGAATACGAAATATATCCTTCGCCAATCAGAAGTGCTATTTTTAATGCAGGTAAAGTCAGCCGTATTAATGTCGGACACTTTATGGCTAATTTAATCTGTGATACTGATTTATGGAATAAATGGAAAGGACAAATGCCTGTAATTTATAGTAGATCGTCCTTAGATTAA
- a CDS encoding DUF6624 domain-containing protein has translation MKKIVLIFILLFGLSCMNKNKAEKTIKLIQQQENFIALLDMVWQTEQTPIRLRDSLMRIYGTESKQYNKQQKIYEINHIANEKIVTTILDKYGWPSIEMIGEHGNWTICNVIQHSDNDVRIKYLPMMRQAVKENKLEPRYLVRAVDRIATEAGNLQVYGGQMKYDPENKSFNVGPVYDPANIDKRRAEIGLGPIAEFLKNRFDFEWNLKEQIKRTAEFEMEKAEIIKMEE, from the coding sequence ATGAAAAAAATAGTTCTCATCTTTATTTTATTATTTGGGTTGTCGTGTATGAACAAGAATAAAGCAGAAAAAACGATAAAACTGATTCAACAACAGGAAAATTTTATAGCCCTTTTAGATATGGTTTGGCAGACAGAACAAACTCCAATTAGGTTAAGGGATTCTTTAATGAGAATTTATGGTACAGAATCAAAACAATACAATAAGCAGCAAAAAATCTATGAGATAAATCACATTGCTAATGAAAAAATAGTAACAACCATTCTAGATAAATATGGATGGCCATCAATAGAAATGATAGGAGAACATGGAAATTGGACAATTTGTAATGTTATACAACATTCAGATAATGATGTTCGAATAAAGTATCTTCCAATGATGAGACAAGCTGTAAAAGAGAATAAATTGGAACCTCGATATTTAGTACGAGCAGTAGATAGAATTGCAACTGAAGCGGGAAACTTACAAGTTTATGGGGGACAGATGAAATACGATCCTGAAAATAAGAGTTTTAATGTTGGGCCAGTTTATGACCCCGCAAATATTGATAAAAGAAGGGCTGAAATAGGTCTTGGCCCAATCGCTGAATTTCTTAAAAACAGATTTGATTTTGAATGGAATCTCAAAGAACAAATTAAAAGAACAGCGGAATTTGAAATGGAAAAAGCTGAAATTATAAAGATGGAGGAATAG
- a CDS encoding helix-turn-helix domain-containing protein — protein sequence MSNNIENEYFCDGLTEEIINALAKIKELSVTSRTSSFYFKNKTVTAKEVRENLKVATFIEGSVRASKKKMRITVQMIDTVDDFHFWSETFDRDPENIFEIQDEISLFIAEKLREHVGHIEIGDKLVAPIDVPVAIYREYLKGRYYIMKLDYKNSIKGINILNEVIHKSPDFSSPYLDINLAYVQLGTMGLLPAFEAYEKAQPYLLRALELDPNSSRSQLNLAWIECWQNWNLKKAYEHANKALEIQQADDIYLTISNFLTVEGKLGAAHNYLDKALQLDPYAAINHHYKGFLYYLQEDYTTAISYLKKALDLDPKLPFPPIYIGISLLMSGKPNEALSYFGSLEGVSVKDLTKLGGETMCYAKLNETEKCNEGLKELETYLTTALVDKAFTFLILVNALLGNSEKVIDLVEQAYQNRLPLILLLNPSPILKPVKNKKRFKDIMLKAIPDNLNYKQKKKYKQALLDSTEIKKYSKELEQIMIDYKLYLNPDLSLKDLASYLELPANYVSQLLNLGFQKNFSEYINTFRVEEFKERVLLEESKELTIMAVAYDSGFNSKTVFNTFFKKIEGITPNMYLKNNR from the coding sequence ATGAGCAACAATATTGAAAACGAATATTTCTGTGATGGATTAACTGAAGAAATTATTAACGCTTTAGCAAAAATAAAGGAGCTCTCAGTAACCTCTCGTACCTCGTCGTTTTATTTTAAAAACAAAACAGTAACCGCTAAAGAAGTAAGAGAGAATTTAAAAGTGGCTACTTTTATTGAAGGCAGTGTAAGAGCATCAAAAAAGAAAATGCGGATTACAGTGCAAATGATTGACACTGTAGATGACTTTCATTTCTGGTCTGAAACTTTTGATAGAGACCCAGAAAACATTTTTGAAATTCAAGATGAAATTAGTCTTTTCATTGCTGAAAAATTACGTGAACATGTAGGTCATATTGAGATAGGAGATAAGCTAGTGGCACCTATTGATGTGCCAGTAGCTATTTATAGAGAATATTTGAAAGGGAGGTATTACATCATGAAGTTGGATTATAAAAATTCTATAAAAGGTATCAATATCTTAAATGAAGTAATACATAAATCACCTGATTTTTCAAGTCCTTATCTAGATATTAATCTAGCATATGTTCAATTGGGAACCATGGGACTTTTACCTGCATTTGAAGCCTACGAAAAGGCCCAGCCTTATTTGTTAAGGGCTTTAGAGCTAGACCCAAACTCATCAAGGTCACAACTGAATTTGGCTTGGATAGAATGCTGGCAAAACTGGAACCTTAAGAAAGCTTATGAACATGCCAATAAAGCTTTAGAAATTCAACAAGCAGACGATATTTACTTAACCATTTCTAATTTTTTGACAGTGGAGGGAAAATTGGGAGCAGCACATAATTATCTTGACAAAGCTTTGCAGTTAGACCCTTATGCCGCAATCAACCATCATTATAAAGGGTTTTTATATTACTTACAGGAAGACTACACCACTGCTATATCGTATTTAAAGAAGGCGTTGGATCTAGACCCAAAGTTACCCTTTCCACCAATTTATATAGGCATTAGTTTATTAATGTCAGGCAAACCAAATGAAGCTTTATCATATTTCGGTTCACTTGAAGGCGTTTCTGTGAAAGACCTCACCAAATTAGGAGGTGAAACTATGTGTTATGCAAAGCTTAATGAAACAGAAAAGTGCAATGAGGGATTAAAGGAATTAGAAACCTATTTAACAACAGCACTTGTAGATAAGGCATTTACATTTTTGATATTGGTTAATGCCTTGTTAGGTAATAGTGAAAAGGTAATTGATTTAGTAGAACAAGCATACCAAAACCGTTTGCCTTTAATTTTATTATTAAATCCGTCTCCAATTCTTAAACCTGTAAAAAATAAAAAAAGGTTTAAAGACATCATGCTAAAAGCCATTCCCGATAACTTAAATTATAAACAGAAGAAAAAGTACAAACAAGCTTTACTGGATTCCACGGAAATCAAAAAATACAGCAAAGAACTAGAACAAATCATGATAGACTATAAACTGTATTTAAACCCAGATCTATCCTTAAAAGATTTAGCTTCTTATTTGGAACTTCCTGCTAATTATGTCTCGCAATTATTAAACCTCGGCTTTCAAAAAAACTTCTCTGAATATATCAACACCTTTCGAGTGGAGGAATTTAAGGAGCGCGTTCTTCTTGAGGAAAGCAAAGAATTAACCATTATGGCTGTAGCTTATGACAGTGGTTTTAATTCCAAAACAGTGTTCAACACCTTTTTTAAAAAAATTGAAGGAATAACACCGAATATGTACCTAAAAAATAACCGTTAG
- a CDS encoding serine hydrolase domain-containing protein, with translation MKQYIKLCFALLLFSTCKGQINSVTTSQPTLSDYNVGEKWVWKYKGLTTNGEVRSEGTDVREIIEVNGALQITIGNDTISVSEIVKPEESSTPKYDWPLQVGNKWVYEENWTSQDGTTGKQHLNAEVVSYKEETVTAGSFMAYTIHYNGNITNSRGYNAVVEEVWLYAPKVKNFIKLTQKQDDFVYNEELVEYSDKPLKSKIQLENQIIGKVKFFEEPENFSTIVNKMTEYKIPALSLAIINDGKIEWTDTYQNPSFSEQNLNNSSIFQAASLSKPVTFFAALRMHTAGKIDLDENIENYLESYQLPQGKQTAENPVTFRNIFSHTSGITSGGYQGYASHHTFPTDVAVLKGEDGVNSPAIEVVSAPNEMLAYSGGGYTLAEVALQDIFNDNFSNIMNQWILQPIGMKNSQFTQPLHPSDSSKVAKGYTSNGVVLEGGWRNHPEQAAAGLWSNATDMANFLIEIYKGYQDQSSIFSKSEIQSILNQERDGHIYGLIVDKSEKGFAITHYGGNAGYRTGMTIDLNTGKGLVYLINSDNGGALGNELLLSASQLYRWNHFKRTSAKRNQLDSEVLKQLIGKYKWNSQVELSISYDDETNLFSLHFPNGDTYELISIKDEELCFINPNTGVNVKFLKSSNYNSFLLYGQTAVKFQ, from the coding sequence ATGAAACAATATATCAAACTATGTTTTGCGTTACTATTGTTTAGCACATGTAAAGGTCAGATAAATTCTGTTACAACAAGTCAACCCACCTTATCAGACTACAACGTAGGTGAAAAATGGGTGTGGAAGTATAAAGGACTAACCACCAATGGCGAAGTAAGATCTGAAGGTACAGATGTCCGAGAAATAATAGAGGTTAATGGTGCTTTACAAATAACAATAGGTAATGATACCATTTCTGTTTCAGAAATTGTAAAACCTGAAGAAAGTAGTACCCCAAAGTACGATTGGCCTCTTCAAGTAGGTAATAAGTGGGTGTATGAAGAAAACTGGACGAGTCAAGATGGTACAACTGGTAAACAGCATCTAAATGCTGAAGTAGTATCTTACAAAGAAGAAACAGTAACTGCAGGATCATTTATGGCGTATACCATTCATTATAATGGTAACATCACAAATTCTAGAGGTTATAATGCGGTTGTAGAAGAAGTTTGGTTGTATGCACCAAAAGTGAAAAACTTCATTAAGCTAACTCAAAAGCAAGATGATTTTGTGTACAATGAAGAACTGGTTGAGTATTCTGATAAGCCATTAAAAAGTAAAATTCAATTAGAAAATCAGATTATCGGGAAAGTAAAGTTCTTTGAAGAGCCAGAAAACTTTAGCACTATAGTAAATAAAATGACTGAATATAAAATACCTGCGCTCTCCCTTGCAATTATTAATGATGGTAAAATAGAATGGACAGACACCTATCAAAACCCAAGTTTTTCAGAACAAAATTTAAATAACTCGAGTATTTTTCAGGCAGCATCTTTATCCAAACCCGTAACTTTTTTTGCTGCATTACGTATGCATACTGCAGGAAAAATTGACTTAGATGAAAATATTGAAAACTATTTAGAAAGTTACCAACTACCACAAGGAAAACAGACGGCTGAAAACCCAGTAACCTTTCGCAATATTTTTTCGCATACGTCGGGTATTACTTCTGGTGGGTATCAAGGCTATGCTAGCCACCATACTTTTCCAACTGATGTTGCTGTTTTAAAAGGTGAGGACGGCGTAAATTCTCCAGCTATTGAAGTAGTCTCAGCACCCAATGAAATGTTAGCGTATTCTGGTGGTGGATATACCTTAGCTGAGGTTGCACTTCAGGATATTTTTAATGACAATTTTTCAAATATTATGAACCAATGGATTCTTCAGCCTATTGGAATGAAAAATTCTCAATTCACGCAACCATTGCACCCATCAGACTCAAGCAAAGTCGCAAAAGGATATACCTCAAATGGTGTTGTTTTAGAAGGTGGTTGGAGAAACCACCCGGAACAAGCCGCAGCCGGACTTTGGAGTAATGCCACTGATATGGCGAATTTTCTAATTGAAATCTATAAGGGTTATCAAGATCAAAGTTCAATTTTTTCAAAGTCAGAAATTCAATCGATACTCAATCAAGAACGCGATGGACATATTTATGGATTAATAGTAGATAAGTCAGAAAAAGGTTTTGCAATTACCCATTATGGGGGTAATGCTGGATATCGAACTGGTATGACCATAGATCTTAACACTGGAAAAGGATTGGTCTATTTGATCAATTCAGATAATGGCGGTGCATTGGGTAATGAATTGTTATTATCTGCTTCACAATTATACCGTTGGAATCATTTTAAGCGTACATCTGCAAAACGGAATCAATTAGATTCAGAAGTATTAAAACAACTTATAGGAAAATACAAATGGAATAGTCAAGTAGAGCTTTCCATAAGTTATGATGATGAAACAAACCTATTTTCATTGCACTTTCCAAATGGTGATACGTATGAGCTTATTTCTATTAAAGATGAAGAATTATGTTTTATCAATCCAAATACTGGTGTTAACGTAAAGTTTTTAAAGTCTAGTAATTATAATTCATTTCTGTTGTACGGACAAACGGCAGTTAAGTTTCAGTAA
- a CDS encoding amidohydrolase family protein, with amino-acid sequence MKKRIKYFIKIVVALFLLAITIITTAYLWPNSKFQTPVVYERTIIKNINIVDVVTGEIAEDQFVLIEQSQITKIDSTNITTSENALIIDGTGKFLIPGLWDMHTHSNQHSEWLHHPLYIANGVTGVRDMSGQLNEKDSYWVGSKERLQWNKDLENNTRVSPRYVLQSSYQMDGEKAIPEESPNFFKLQKPSQVDSLLQFYKKENVDFIKVYQQSGWS; translated from the coding sequence TTGAAAAAAAGGATTAAATACTTCATAAAAATTGTAGTTGCACTTTTTTTGTTAGCAATTACAATTATTACCACCGCTTACCTGTGGCCAAATTCCAAATTCCAAACACCAGTAGTTTATGAAAGAACTATCATCAAAAATATAAATATTGTAGATGTTGTAACCGGAGAAATTGCCGAGGACCAATTTGTTTTGATAGAACAATCTCAAATTACAAAAATTGATTCCACGAATATCACAACTTCAGAGAATGCCTTAATAATTGATGGTACTGGTAAATTCCTCATTCCTGGATTGTGGGATATGCATACACATTCCAACCAACATTCAGAATGGTTGCATCATCCGCTTTACATTGCGAATGGGGTTACTGGTGTTAGAGACATGTCTGGTCAATTAAATGAAAAAGACAGTTATTGGGTGGGTAGTAAAGAACGTTTGCAATGGAATAAAGATCTAGAAAATAACACAAGAGTCTCACCCAGATATGTGCTGCAAAGCAGCTACCAAATGGATGGTGAAAAGGCAATTCCTGAAGAGTCCCCCAACTTTTTTAAACTGCAAAAGCCATCTCAAGTAGATTCATTGTTGCAATTTTATAAAAAGGAAAACGTAGATTTTATAAAGGTGTATCAACAATCTGGCTGGTCATAA
- a CDS encoding amidohydrolase family protein: MEAINLDQKSFEHGRIFMYECFPEADSLKNPTSWKAYFSKSKAKIVKRFDSVQAKDLMILMQKKNTHWTPTLQTLKFEANAHKEMFTSNENLKYITSIRKKLWWKYDTDYNREKNLESGGFSISEQFFEASKKQVAMAHKLGVSIMAGTDVTDSFVFAGFSLHDELYELTRSGLSNLEALQSATIIPARFSNKEKDFGTIDLGKKADLIVLNKNPLNNIHNTKDIYGVFLNGTYYNEEKIIELKNFTEIATSSFHMNVKALISLVNSPLIRVQFAD, encoded by the coding sequence GTGGAAGCAATTAATTTAGATCAAAAAAGCTTTGAACATGGACGCATATTCATGTACGAGTGTTTTCCGGAAGCGGATAGTTTAAAAAATCCAACAAGTTGGAAAGCCTATTTTTCAAAATCAAAAGCCAAGATAGTAAAACGGTTTGATAGTGTTCAAGCAAAAGATTTGATGATTTTGATGCAGAAAAAAAATACGCACTGGACACCAACTTTACAGACCTTAAAGTTTGAAGCTAATGCACATAAAGAGATGTTCACGAGTAATGAAAATTTAAAGTATATCACTTCCATTAGAAAAAAGTTATGGTGGAAATACGATACAGATTATAACAGAGAAAAAAACCTCGAAAGTGGAGGTTTTAGTATAAGTGAGCAATTTTTTGAAGCTTCAAAAAAACAAGTAGCTATGGCGCATAAATTGGGTGTATCCATTATGGCAGGAACCGATGTTACAGATTCTTTTGTCTTTGCCGGATTTAGTTTACATGATGAGTTATATGAATTAACTAGAAGTGGATTGTCTAACCTTGAAGCACTGCAAAGTGCGACAATTATCCCTGCAAGATTTTCAAATAAAGAGAAGGACTTTGGGACTATAGATTTAGGAAAAAAAGCGGATTTAATAGTATTAAATAAAAATCCATTAAATAACATTCATAACACAAAGGATATATATGGAGTATTTCTAAATGGTACATACTATAATGAAGAAAAAATTATAGAACTCAAAAACTTTACTGAAATAGCTACTAGCAGCTTTCATATGAATGTAAAAGCATTGATAAGTTTGGTGAACAGTCCTTTAATTCGAGTGCAGTTTGCAGATTAA